One window of Papaver somniferum cultivar HN1 chromosome 9, ASM357369v1, whole genome shotgun sequence genomic DNA carries:
- the LOC113314302 gene encoding GTP 3',8-cyclase, mitochondrial-like isoform X2, with product MFLHICPAQVGVLASKPVTESNSALLSESSSGQSITKDSLDSLQSKTDANSSGEDQQKASPASDMLVDSFGRLHTYLRISLTERCNLRCQYCMPDAGVDLTPSPQLLSQNEIIRVANLFVSSGVDKIRLTGGEPTVRKDIEDICLQLSNLEGLKTLAITTNGITLARKLPKLKECGLTAVNISLDTLVPAKFEFMTRRKGFLKVLESINTAADLGYNPVKVNCVIMREFNDDEICDFVELTRDKPINVRFIEFMPFDGNVWNVKKLVPYAEMLDKVVQQFKSLKRLQDHPTDTAKNFRVDGYCGSVSFVTSMTEHFCAGCNRLRLLADGNFKVCLFGPSEVSLRDPLRSGIDDEGLKEIIGAAVKRKKASHSGMFDIAKTANRPMIHIGG from the exons ATGTTTCTCCATATTTGTCCAGCCCAG GTTGGTGTTCTGGCGTCGAAACCCGTTACTGAAAGTAATTCTGCTTTACTTTCTGAGAGTAGTAGTGGTCAGTCTATAACTAAGGATAGCTTGGACAGTTTGCAGTCCAAGACCGATGCAAATTCGTCCGGAGAAGATCAACAGAAAGCTAGTCCAGCTTCTGATATGTTAGTTGATTCGTTTGGGAGACTGCACACTTATTTGAGGATCTCCTTGACAGAGCGCTGTAATCTCCGATGTCAGTATTGTATGCCAGATGCTGGTGTTGACCTAACTCCAAGCCCTCAACTTCTGTCACAGAACGAAATTATTCGCGTGGCAAATCTATTTGTAAGTTCAGGGGTAGACAAAATCAGGCTCACTGGTGGAGAGCCAACAGTTAggaaagatattgaagatatatGCTTACAGTTATCTAACTTGGAAGGGCTGAAAACATTGGCAATTACTACTAATGGGATAACTCTAGCTAGAAAACTTCCGAAGTTGAAAGAGTGTGGGCTGACTGCCGTGAATATAAGCTTGGACACACTAGTCCCAGCAAAATTCGAGTTCATGACAAGGCGTAAGGGAtttttgaaagttttggagtcAATTAATACAGCAGCAGATCTTGGATACAATCCTGTTAAG GTGAATTGTGTCATAATGCGGGAATTCAATGACGACGAGATCTGTGATTTTGTTGAGTTAACACGGGATAAACCAATTAATGTTAGGTTTATTGAGTTCATGCCATTTGATGGAAATGTCTGGAATGTCAAGAAACTTGTACCTTATGCAGAAATGTTGGATAAAGTG GTGCAACAGTTTAAAAGCTTAAAGAGGCTTCAAGATCACCCAACAGATACAGCTAAGAATTTCAGGGTAGATGGATACTGTGGTTCTGTATCTTTCGTCACATCAATGACTGAGCACTTTTGTGCGGGTTGTAATAGACTGCGTCTTTTAGCTGATGGGAACTTCAAAGTATGCCTTTTTGGTCCTTCAGAG GTTAGCTTAAGAGATCCACTCCGGAGTGGCATCGATGATGAGGGGTTGAAGGAAATAATTGGAGCAGCG GTCAAGAGGAAGAAAGCTTCTCACTCGGGAATGTTTGACATTGCGAAGACAGCTAACAGACCCATGATACATATCGGTGGTTAA
- the LOC113313783 gene encoding probable plastid-lipid-associated protein 13, chloroplastic, which yields MATVLDLIPSYAGFRNVSSTSCSLLPFNSSFTSSFSFIQVPGNRKKGFFGNRKLKNGSCRAMVQQTFQGASGNYAKEMERLSAKESLLLAFKDSGGFDSLVTGKISDLQRIDVNERITGLERLNPTPRPTTSPFLEGRWNFEWLGAGTSGLFAAKLLFERFPSSLAKLIQMNVLIKDGYAKTTGNLKLLNSVENKFVLLTKMSVEGPLRMKEEYVEGVLEMPTVSEEAIPDQIKGSLGQAVTTMQQLSVPIKDVLANGLKVPLSGTFQRLFMISYLDEEILIIRDAMGVPDVLTRLPSPLDPNDIIEPIAEYES from the exons ATGGCTACAGTTTTAGACCTAATTCCTTCTTATGCAGGGTTTCGTAATGTATCATCAACATCTTGTTCATTACTTCCTTTTAATTCTTCTTTTACGTCTTCATTCTCGTTTATTCAAGTGCCGGGCAATCGGAAGAAGGGTTTCTTTGGTAATAGAAAATTGAAAAATGGTAGTTGCAGAGCTATGGTTCAACAGACATTTCAGGGAGCTTCCGGTAATTACGCTAAAGAAATGGAAAGGCTTTCTGCCAAGGAGTCTCTCCTTCTCGCG TTTAAAGATTCTGGTGGATTTGATTCTCTAGTCACTGGAAAGATATCGGATTTGCAGAGAATTGATGTGAATGAGAGAATCACTGGTCTTGAAAGGCTCAATCCTACGCCTAGGCCTACAAC GTCACCCTTTCTGGAAGGTCGATGGAATTTTGAGTGGCTTGGCGCTGGTACCTCTGGCTTGTTTGCTGCCAAGTTACTTTTCGA GAGATTTCCGTCGTCTCTGGCGAAGCTAATACAAATGAATGTGCTCATCAAGGATGGGTATGCAAAGACAACCGGAAATTTGAAGCTATTGAACTCG GTAGAAAACAAATTCGTCCTGCTTACTAAAATGTCTGTTGAGGGGCCACTTCGAATGaaagaagaatatgttgaggggGTTCTTGAAATGCCAACAGTTAGTGAAGAGGCAATACCTGATCAAATAAAAGGTTCACTTGGCCAAGCAGTTACCACTATGCAGCAACTTTCTGTTCCTATAAAAGATGTTTTGGCCAATGGGCTGAAAGTTCCTCTGA GTGGGACTTTTCAGAGGCTGTTTATGATTTCTTATCTGGATGAAGAAATACTT ATAATTAGGGATGCAATGGGAGTACCAGATGTTCTTACAAGGTTACCTTCCCCTCTTGATCCCAATGACATCATCGAACCCATCGCAGAGTACGAGAGTTAA
- the LOC113314302 gene encoding GTP 3',8-cyclase, mitochondrial-like isoform X3: MVGVLASKPVTESNSALLSESSSGQSITKDSLDSLQSKTDANSSGEDQQKASPASDMLVDSFGRLHTYLRISLTERCNLRCQYCMPDAGVDLTPSPQLLSQNEIIRVANLFVSSGVDKIRLTGGEPTVRKDIEDICLQLSNLEGLKTLAITTNGITLARKLPKLKECGLTAVNISLDTLVPAKFEFMTRRKGFLKVLESINTAADLGYNPVKVNCVIMREFNDDEICDFVELTRDKPINVRFIEFMPFDGNVWNVKKLVPYAEMLDKVVQQFKSLKRLQDHPTDTAKNFRVDGYCGSVSFVTSMTEHFCAGCNRLRLLADGNFKVCLFGPSEVSLRDPLRSGIDDEGLKEIIGAAVKRKKASHSGMFDIAKTANRPMIHIGG, from the exons ATG GTTGGTGTTCTGGCGTCGAAACCCGTTACTGAAAGTAATTCTGCTTTACTTTCTGAGAGTAGTAGTGGTCAGTCTATAACTAAGGATAGCTTGGACAGTTTGCAGTCCAAGACCGATGCAAATTCGTCCGGAGAAGATCAACAGAAAGCTAGTCCAGCTTCTGATATGTTAGTTGATTCGTTTGGGAGACTGCACACTTATTTGAGGATCTCCTTGACAGAGCGCTGTAATCTCCGATGTCAGTATTGTATGCCAGATGCTGGTGTTGACCTAACTCCAAGCCCTCAACTTCTGTCACAGAACGAAATTATTCGCGTGGCAAATCTATTTGTAAGTTCAGGGGTAGACAAAATCAGGCTCACTGGTGGAGAGCCAACAGTTAggaaagatattgaagatatatGCTTACAGTTATCTAACTTGGAAGGGCTGAAAACATTGGCAATTACTACTAATGGGATAACTCTAGCTAGAAAACTTCCGAAGTTGAAAGAGTGTGGGCTGACTGCCGTGAATATAAGCTTGGACACACTAGTCCCAGCAAAATTCGAGTTCATGACAAGGCGTAAGGGAtttttgaaagttttggagtcAATTAATACAGCAGCAGATCTTGGATACAATCCTGTTAAG GTGAATTGTGTCATAATGCGGGAATTCAATGACGACGAGATCTGTGATTTTGTTGAGTTAACACGGGATAAACCAATTAATGTTAGGTTTATTGAGTTCATGCCATTTGATGGAAATGTCTGGAATGTCAAGAAACTTGTACCTTATGCAGAAATGTTGGATAAAGTG GTGCAACAGTTTAAAAGCTTAAAGAGGCTTCAAGATCACCCAACAGATACAGCTAAGAATTTCAGGGTAGATGGATACTGTGGTTCTGTATCTTTCGTCACATCAATGACTGAGCACTTTTGTGCGGGTTGTAATAGACTGCGTCTTTTAGCTGATGGGAACTTCAAAGTATGCCTTTTTGGTCCTTCAGAG GTTAGCTTAAGAGATCCACTCCGGAGTGGCATCGATGATGAGGGGTTGAAGGAAATAATTGGAGCAGCG GTCAAGAGGAAGAAAGCTTCTCACTCGGGAATGTTTGACATTGCGAAGACAGCTAACAGACCCATGATACATATCGGTGGTTAA
- the LOC113314302 gene encoding GTP 3',8-cyclase, mitochondrial-like isoform X1 encodes MQRYGRQILEWQFGFRRLNFSSVGVLASKPVTESNSALLSESSSGQSITKDSLDSLQSKTDANSSGEDQQKASPASDMLVDSFGRLHTYLRISLTERCNLRCQYCMPDAGVDLTPSPQLLSQNEIIRVANLFVSSGVDKIRLTGGEPTVRKDIEDICLQLSNLEGLKTLAITTNGITLARKLPKLKECGLTAVNISLDTLVPAKFEFMTRRKGFLKVLESINTAADLGYNPVKVNCVIMREFNDDEICDFVELTRDKPINVRFIEFMPFDGNVWNVKKLVPYAEMLDKVVQQFKSLKRLQDHPTDTAKNFRVDGYCGSVSFVTSMTEHFCAGCNRLRLLADGNFKVCLFGPSEVSLRDPLRSGIDDEGLKEIIGAAVKRKKASHSGMFDIAKTANRPMIHIGG; translated from the exons ATGCAACGGTACGGAAGGCAAATTTTGGAGTGGCAATTTGGATTTAGGAGATTGAACTTCTCTTCG GTTGGTGTTCTGGCGTCGAAACCCGTTACTGAAAGTAATTCTGCTTTACTTTCTGAGAGTAGTAGTGGTCAGTCTATAACTAAGGATAGCTTGGACAGTTTGCAGTCCAAGACCGATGCAAATTCGTCCGGAGAAGATCAACAGAAAGCTAGTCCAGCTTCTGATATGTTAGTTGATTCGTTTGGGAGACTGCACACTTATTTGAGGATCTCCTTGACAGAGCGCTGTAATCTCCGATGTCAGTATTGTATGCCAGATGCTGGTGTTGACCTAACTCCAAGCCCTCAACTTCTGTCACAGAACGAAATTATTCGCGTGGCAAATCTATTTGTAAGTTCAGGGGTAGACAAAATCAGGCTCACTGGTGGAGAGCCAACAGTTAggaaagatattgaagatatatGCTTACAGTTATCTAACTTGGAAGGGCTGAAAACATTGGCAATTACTACTAATGGGATAACTCTAGCTAGAAAACTTCCGAAGTTGAAAGAGTGTGGGCTGACTGCCGTGAATATAAGCTTGGACACACTAGTCCCAGCAAAATTCGAGTTCATGACAAGGCGTAAGGGAtttttgaaagttttggagtcAATTAATACAGCAGCAGATCTTGGATACAATCCTGTTAAG GTGAATTGTGTCATAATGCGGGAATTCAATGACGACGAGATCTGTGATTTTGTTGAGTTAACACGGGATAAACCAATTAATGTTAGGTTTATTGAGTTCATGCCATTTGATGGAAATGTCTGGAATGTCAAGAAACTTGTACCTTATGCAGAAATGTTGGATAAAGTG GTGCAACAGTTTAAAAGCTTAAAGAGGCTTCAAGATCACCCAACAGATACAGCTAAGAATTTCAGGGTAGATGGATACTGTGGTTCTGTATCTTTCGTCACATCAATGACTGAGCACTTTTGTGCGGGTTGTAATAGACTGCGTCTTTTAGCTGATGGGAACTTCAAAGTATGCCTTTTTGGTCCTTCAGAG GTTAGCTTAAGAGATCCACTCCGGAGTGGCATCGATGATGAGGGGTTGAAGGAAATAATTGGAGCAGCG GTCAAGAGGAAGAAAGCTTCTCACTCGGGAATGTTTGACATTGCGAAGACAGCTAACAGACCCATGATACATATCGGTGGTTAA